Within the Cydia pomonella isolate Wapato2018A chromosome 3, ilCydPomo1, whole genome shotgun sequence genome, the region AatgagaaaaatataataattattatttaattgacgTTTCGGTTGTTGGATTATATTTTGTTGTATTGAGTAGAACcatattaggtacttatgtgCAAACTGTTTACTAGGACTGACAGTCTCGGCACAAAGTTACTAGGATAACCGGCCGCAGATGGTATTAAGAATTTAAGACTAAAAACAGAGAAACAGAGATACAAATGACCCAATGCCATTAGCGACTGTGAGCACTAGACACAAATTTGTCCCGTacaaacgcattttatttcgtgcaccaaaacttttttttcggTGGGAAAGGAAAAAGAAACTCCTATACCTGCAAATGTTCAGAATATTTTCGTTTGTACGCGACAAATGTAGACAACTTTATGGAAAGATCCTTGTACGTACCTTGAGCGCCGACTTGAGAACCACGACCTCGCTAGGCGCAGCCACCCATGGTTCTCCGTCCACCTGCACGGGGATCTCGCTCTTCAGGTTGATTTTGATGTGGCCACCCTGGAACGACACGTTTATTAGTGACCCTGCCCCCTAACACCCCGTGAAGCGTTTACACATTTGCATGGGAGCGCTTATGTGTGGTGACCTCCGTTATGTGCTCCGTGTAGCAGTTGAAGTGGTCTGTGCCCCTTAAATTAACCTATATCGCGTAATTAAAACGCTCTTTTCTGTTGCACCTGATCAAACATCTGAACTGTGAGGTACATAAATTGAATATGGGCTTTGATAAATTCATCTCTTTTTTGGAATTAGAATTCAGTTTCTAATTCCTGTAAGTGTATTAATGCTTATGTCTAGAGACCAAATTcttttatgaattttaaattCTTAGCTTTGTAaagaatattaaataagtatccTTCATGGCTTTAAGAGATCCTGACAAAGGGTCTTCCTCTCTCTACCACCACTCTTGTGCAAGACACATTATGTTTACGGGTTTAAATGGTTGACATTTGTCACcgttaaagtttttttaatagttgGTAGGGCTTGCTGAACTGGTCGTCTCACCCCACGAGTTGATGAGCCTCATGTGTGCTTGTATGTTAGACATTTGTCCGTGTGTAAAATTACCTGCGCTATCCGCATGGCGCCTCGCATCCCCGACTGGATCTGGCCGAGGTGCACCACCCCGGTGACGCCCACCACCTCCAGCATGCCGTCCCAGTGGTTGGGCTTGCTGAACTGGTCGTCCTTCTCCGGGCCCCACGGGTTGGCGCCCGAGCCCCAGCTGGACAATAGAGGTTTATTATTGTGTTGCTTGCAGACCATTGAAAATCCATCCATATTAAAGCCTGACCATAAATATATGAACATTGTCAAGAGGGCACTGTTATTCTCATgcatagggtgacagttcagtttagtatgaaaattttagttccaattaaattccgcaatatggcgcgtgatcatatattactggtcaggctttaagtATCTCATGAAGTTAGTGTGTGTATCTATGTAATAGATTAAATTTTAAAGATATTAGTTCTGTTTATCAAAAGCtgtactttaaaaaatgttacttctGGAAAAAATTCTCACAAAGTGTTTCATTGGAAAAACGAATGGTAATAGAACTGGTGGGCATGTCTTAGAACCAGATCATCCTTTCTCTAGACCTGAATAGTAGAGTGATTACTTATTGGGAGTGGTTACATTATCTGGATACAAGTCTAGTAGCCCTGGATGATTACCTGAGTATATTGAGAATGATGATGCCCTCGACGGCAGGCAGCTCCACCTGCTTACCGTCCACCTCCAGTCGCACCGCCTTGTGCAGATCTTTGCACATCTTGCGACCCACCATCTTGCGCAGACCCATTTTCACGTACACACCCTTGTTGCGAAGCCTGTAATTTATGGCATCGTGGAGTTTAGGCATCTACAGCAGAATTAAAGTAAAGAAGGCGGAAATTGTGATTTAAACTATTCACTATCATGTCTAAGTTCTAGAAGTGTGCTAGTTTGTAAAAGGCTATTAAGATCGTGTTCCATACAAGTCATATGTAATTCTTGAAAAGTATGATTTGATAATGATGCAATCCTCTAGAAAATATatctctcttcttcttcctcgcgttgtcccggcatttttgccacggctcatgagagcctggggtccgcttgacaactaatcccaagatgtggcgtaggcactagtttttacgaaagcgactgccatctgaccttccaacccagaggataaactaggccttgttgggattagtccggtttcctcacgatgttttccttcaccgaaaagcgactggtaaatatcaaatgatatttcgtacataaattccgaaaaactcattggtacgagccagggtttgaacccgcgacctccggattgcaagtcgcacgctcttaccgctaggccaccagcgctaaaTATATCTGTAACTGTTAATTGTCTCGTGGATTTATTTAGCAGGTTTATTAATAGAGAAAAGCTGAGTgattatttaatgtattataatggCGAGTGTATTATTTACCTGCTGTTGAACTTGTTGGGATTCTCCTCCCGAGCGTTATGGAAATCGAGACAGAGGTCCGCATCGATTCCGATCCCAAAGTAGTTGTTCATCACCAGGATCTGCGAGTTGTCTTCGCTCTGCGACCCTGTCCAACGAAAAATGTCACCATTAGTATAAACCTCTAACATGAGAGAGAAGAGGCGAGGTCAATTAACATTTGGAACGATTTAATGGAACAAAAGATAACCTGTCTTATAAAGCAAACGGTATACATGATAATGTTGTAACGGACAACAATCTTGCCGTAAACGTATTGTACTTCTAAActctaaaaagtaaaaactctTGAATCTTATGAAGAGCACCTTAGCAATAGCGGAAATACCAATGTGCTTACCAGGCAACTGTTTGGAGAGCTCCTTCGGCTCGTCCTGTTTGTCCTCGGGGTGGAACACCACGGTCCAGCGATCGAGGCGGATTTCCTCCGCGTCGATGACGTCCCGGAGAAGGGACAGCGGGTCCTCGCAGCCCGTGTAGCCCGAGCCCCAGCGCAGAACGCGCGCTAGGTCGTTACCTGGGGATAAGGTAAATGCAACTTGCACTTGATGTTCTGCGTGCTGAGGTTTTCTTAAGAGACTACACAGTAAGCATCTTAATAGGAGTCTAGAAATGTTTAAAGGGTCAGCAACTTTTTTGTCATTTTGCTACGGGAACCCCTTTTTACCATTAGACGAGCtagcatgtttgccaccgacatggaaAAATATACTCTAGCTTTTCcttttgcagctgggtgtacGCGTCTTGAACTGTTGGAAAGCGAAGTGATCTAAAAAGTAGGCATTGGATTACAGAGAAAAATGTACAGAATTGTGTCTTGATTGACAGCTTCTCCAGCCTCCAAATTATCTTTTATTCTTGTGTTATCGCTAGGCCGAGTAGCCAGAGTGACGCAGTAGCCAAGTGGCGTAGTAGTGACCTATGAAAAGAACTAACCTGTGCCCAGGGGTACGATGGCGCAAGGAGGATTGGAACACTGCGAGTCCTGGCCGACGTTGTCGAGGCACTGCAGCACCCAGCCGATGGTGCCGTCGCCGCCGCACACCAGGATCTTGTAGTTGGGAATGTGACGAAACACGTACAGCCTGTCACAAAAAtgtatacttaatattattctGGATTTATCCGTATGGGTTGAAGCATGGGTATTTAACGCTGGTGATCTAGCGGTTAGGCGTTCCCAATCGGACTTTTAGACAAATCTCGTGTATGTCCAGTTGACCAACCTACGTAGACACCGCTGGAAGGACGAATCCCTCAAGGACCTGGCAGTCCTTGGGATATCCAACTTGCAGGAATTGATGCAAAATAGAGAAGACTGGCGATTTATATATCACCGGGATActttttggatcactgagcTCGCACTGTAGTCTGTTTAGGTTTCCGAGTGGTCTCCAAGCTCTCTAAGCAAACCATAGAAAAAGTAGGGATAAAGCAAGATAAAAGCAAGCCATGGTAAAATCCGAGACAGCACTAGAAAGATTTCGAAGTGTAACTCACCCAGGAAGCGGGCCGCCGTTCTCTAAATCGAAGACTTGGTAGGGGTTGAGGAGCTTGCGGAAGGAGTTGATGAGCTCCAGGCCCTGGCAGCCGCCGGACTTGACGTTCACGAACACCAGCAGCGGCTTCACCCCCGCCGGCACCTGCGCCGGCTCGATGCTGGGTAGCAGCATCACTGGGAAACGACAGATACATGAATATTTAGGCTAACCTGCCATTTATTGCAACATCTActtttttttgagaaaatgctTTGTTTtagctacccaaaggttgtctagaAAAGATAGCTCTGTTGCTTGCATCTTTCTATAATAAATTGATCAAAAGAGCAAAGTGTCACCTTCGGTCGTAATTTAGTTTTCTAACCTAAGGATAGTTATCGTGGaataattatgttgtatatTTATAACCTTGGTGaatcttttatttttgttagagAGACGAGTTGAAAAGCTTACCTAATAAATGCTTATCTTCATATTTGGCCTCTCTGAGAGCGTAGAGCGCGCGCACCGCTTTGCTTGCGTCCTCGTAAGTGATCACCATCGACCCGTATTCGTAGTAGATGGGACCGATCGAGGTAAACTTGTTGTCTGTAAaggaaaacgattatcaaagGTAGCCCCCAGGGTTGGCTGCAAGTATGGCATAAACCCCAGCACAGATAGCAGGGCCGCGTTTTTATCGCCTGTAGTGTCATACGTCACTCTCGCACTTACATAcctgacaggcatggtgacagacgaTAAAAGAGGTCTATTACCTTAGCCCTAAGCACTAGTGTCCAATaagacattattaaaacttagcACCCCTTGGCAAAGTGGGTGGGCGACCCCATAACTTGTCGCTGGAAGCTGGGAGGCAATGGATGCCAATTACGCAGGACCGCAATTTGTGGCGATCGATAGAAAGGAATTCAGCAGTGGTTGATATATAAATAGAaagcaaattaaatattaagctACATAATCAGGAACTCACCGGCTCCAAGGATCTCCACGAGGATATTCTCGTAGTTCCTCTCCGACAGGCCGGGCGGCAGCGAGGCGACGAACAGCGCGAGCGTGGGCCCGTGCGGGTCGCGCCGCGGCTGCAGGTAGAAGCGGGCCAGCTCCATCCGCCGCACGGACTCCCGGGCCAGCCGGACCACGATGCGCCATGGTCGCTCCTCCTCTTCTAACACTCGCTCCGATACTATACGAAAAACAGATGATATTAGAAATTGTTGTTCAACAATCTCTACGTGCCAAACAAACATTGTTGATGCGCGGTTTCGCTAGAGTATCATTCatagccgatttttttttttaaagaagttcAGCAACTAGACAACGGAGTACCCAATGGATGTCACGGCTACGCATAGGTGGGCCATATCCGGCACCATTGGCGTCATTTTCTTAAGAGAATTACCGCATTGTACAGCGAGTGGCTATGCACTTTTCCAGTTGGGTGTACATCTAATCTAAACCAGCGGGGTTTGGGGAGAGCTTCTACGGTATCTGTCTTAAAAATTGACgaagaaattaataaaaagatGGCTATCCCTATCTTACCTCCGCGATCAAGCAGGATCTCTGAGCAGCGGTAGTCTTGCGTAGCTTGCGCCGGGTCGAGCCCGAAGTGTTCTAGCGCCGTAGCCATCAAGTCGGCGACGGTGTGCTCGCCCCGGCACGGCACGGTGACGTACGTCTCGCCGGCGCCGGCGATCCGGCCCGGATATACACGGACCTCGCCGCCACCCGTCTCCGGTTCTCTGGGGAACGAGGATAACTTAGTAGGATTCCGTATGGAGGGATAAAATGTCATATGAACAATATCAGATAATTTTTAATGTACTCGATACCAGCGTGCCATTCACGACCAGTATAACGCAGGAGTCTTCTTTTTCATGTTAGTTCTGGTCTcatttacttggggtcggccTTCCTTATCTTATCCTTAATTTCCATTTAGCACGGTATGGTGCTACGACTTTATTTAAATGAGCTTCTTTTTGTGGTCTGTTTCAATCGTCGTCCACCAGGTCAAGGTATTTCTGATTTGCGTTATATGGCTAGCAATTTTAGGGCAAGCTTTACCGTATGGTCAAATCAATATTGTTCAGGAGTACTCACTTGAAGCGCAGGAAGAGCGCAGGCCGTTTGTTCGGTAGCCTGGTCACACGCGCCAGCGGCGTCGGGTCCTTGAGCGGGGGCTCGTCGCCGGCGAGCGCGTCGGTCAGCTCGAACTGCTCGGGCTCGCGCGCCACGTGGAAGGCCCGCAGTGCCGCGGACACCAGCTCCCGCTCGTTCCAGTTGCGGCCCACCACCACGGGCCGGTACAGCCGGCGCGACCAGGCGGCTTCGCCGTCGTATACCTTTATTACCTCTGTTGGGGGAGTAAAATGTCGTCGGTATTTAAGATTACtctctttaaatataaattgttatttGATAGGTGCAAAATTACGGGACTTTTAGCTCCTTGAAAACAAGGTTATTACATGCTTTAAGAGTGTCAACACCGCTGTAGTGTTCTCTGTACAATccaattttttgttaaaatcttTGGTTTTACACGTAATTATTATGTCATGGTTTCTAGCGACCCGACTTTGTGTTTGCTAATTTAGTAGAAGTAGAGTGCCTATTTACTGTGTATAGCTGTCCTGTTTCATCATATTGTCATGTCATTTAAAAAAGAAACCGGTTTCTTGGTAAAAGTAAAACATTGGGGTGCCAGAGAGTTGACTAGTTTTAATTGTTATGTTCACGTGTCTTCAGAAAGCTTCAGTTCCTACTAGTAGAGGATTGAACTGAAGGATTACGATAGGTAATCGTTCGCAAACTTTCTTATAGCCTCTTCACAACCGAATATATTCCAAAGTAAAAGATTATAACAACTCATAGACTGCTCTAAAAAACATCTGGAATGGGCATACCTTCATCTCTGTCGTCCGGCGTCCGATCTCGATGTTGCTTGTGATCAGGCCGGTGGTCTTGGTCGGCCGGGGCGCCGGTGGAGCCACCTCCGGAGCCCGAGCGGCCCTCGCAGCCCGAGGAGAACTCCTCGCTAACGCTGCGCGCTGTAACCACCATGTCGCTCACATACGCCCCCCACAACCCCATGCATAATACAATATGGATACCGGTTGTGAAAATTCTTGATTGTTGAGCTTCGTCCCCTCTTTTTTTCGAAACAAAACTTGCATTAAGTGACCATATTATCGAAGCCTCTTGACAGTAATGTGCTGTTTTTTCGCGTGATATATTTaagttattcgttttatttgAATGGTTTAATAGGTCGAACACGATTTCGAGATTTTTCACAacacaaaagttttttttttttatatgatcaaTCAAGTATTGTGACCCCAAAGGTTGGAATTTAACAGGTGATATCTTTGAGCATCAGTACCTATTATAAATCTCAATTGGCACGTAATAAACaggtttatatttttatataactaatCGTGATGTGAAAAAagagaatattttaattaaaaatcttttttcaaaaCAAAAGTGGTGTGAGGTTTAAGTTCATTTAAATATTAGTAGGTTTAGGTTACTATTAAGGGGTTTAAAAGCTTACAGAAAAAGGTTAATTGTATCCATTTCATATCATCTTTTTATGGTTTAATTTAGCagattactacaacaatttatCCATCTAATTTGTTATCAATTTTATTACCATTTGTCCCCCATATCAAGTTACCATCTTCATAAACCTCGTTAAAATAGCTTATAATATCAATGTGCTTTCAAAACTAAAAATAGTGttactaaaaaaactaaatttgagAGGAAGTAGGCAACGTGATATGTAAGATAGGTTACACATTAAACTAATACTGGTTGCACGATGTATTTTGACTCTTGAAGTATCTGTTAAATACATAGTGCAGCCTTCTAACACTTATCCCAGTAAACACCAAGCCAGCTAGGAAACAAACATAATAGCGGTCCAGCGCTCTCGCATCTTTATAGACAAAATGACCATAAAAAAACAGTTAAGTAACAGTCCAAATTTATCACTTAAAGCCGCAATGTGAATCTACAATAAGATTTAAATCAGCGATAGGGAATAATTTCGATATGTTAATCGTCATTTTATCGACTAAGCGAGACCATTGTTAGCGTGCTAAGAATATCATTTTGCTGTATAGATATGATGGTAgcatatttatcatttatcgtACTCTcgtaaacttattttttgttaaaaagtgacCGTCACGATGACATGATAAAAGCGCGACAATCTTAGGTCTGCTGTGATTATTCtaattataataggtataacACAACTTACTAACCCCAGCATCACGGAACTAAGTACTTATGTCAAAGATATTCACAATAATTTGATTTACAAcgtaattttaacaaaaattatCATCCTTCAATTTAGATCTATTACGATGTATTTATGAATGTCTAAAACTACCACCGGTTCTCATCTACACCTCAACCCCGAGAAGATCACCGATGCAAGGAACCCGTACATAGTTCCATGACCCAGGTTTCCTCTTGATCGACCATACTGTGATAATTTAGCACGCCAACCAGATGTTGATGTTATGTCGGTGTTACAATATGTCAGCGCCACCGTACCTGATGATGGAATACCGCATCTCGAGTATCCTTCGGGCGACGGCGTCTTTATAGTAATAAACGAAAATGAGGTGGCTTCAATCAAGATTCAAAGTCTGAAGGGTGAAGTGGAATCTGAGTGGGATTTTGACTTGATATCTTTGAGGTCTCAAGTTTTTGAGCTTTTTGTGACGTTTTGATTGTGGTTGGCAATTAAGGCTTCGTGGGTTAATATATCTCCTGAATGCGTCTCTTGCGTATAATAGTAATAACTATTATCACCAATTGAACCCATTCGGCCATATCTAATAATGGGTCTACGGACGATTTTCATTTCGTAGCGGAAAATCTTGCTACGAGCTATGCTGTGGTACTACGGTGTAGCTGGTTGA harbors:
- the LOC133515797 gene encoding diacylglycerol kinase theta isoform X2, encoding MAQAAPAPHRTHSFAKKTFHKPTYCHHCSDLLWGLIGQGYGCEVCNFIVHERCVGQVVTPCCGVAPSLIKNPVAHCWSEPAHHKRKFCTVCRKRLDELPALHCMICEYYVHGECVDFAAADCKENATYCAGSEPRPAHHWREGNLPANSKCTACRRACCSAECLTGYRCEWCGSTCHAGCRSLIPEECNFGMLQPIFLPPSAVSIPRTEVPMEAIIGVHVRPPPSQRDFGCPRDRGWRPARLVVLARRLLPAACSPHGGASPPYSRARSVSEEFSSGCEGRSGSGGGSTGAPADQDHRPDHKQHRDRTPDDRDEEVIKVYDGEAAWSRRLYRPVVVGRNWNERELVSAALRAFHVAREPEQFELTDALAGDEPPLKDPTPLARVTRLPNKRPALFLRFKEPETGGGEVRVYPGRIAGAGETYVTVPCRGEHTVADLMATALEHFGLDPAQATQDYRCSEILLDRGVSERVLEEEERPWRIVVRLARESVRRMELARFYLQPRRDPHGPTLALFVASLPPGLSERNYENILVEILGADNKFTSIGPIYYEYGSMVITYEDASKAVRALYALREAKYEDKHLLVMLLPSIEPAQVPAGVKPLLVFVNVKSGGCQGLELINSFRKLLNPYQVFDLENGGPLPGLYVFRHIPNYKILVCGGDGTIGWVLQCLDNVGQDSQCSNPPCAIVPLGTGNDLARVLRWGSGYTGCEDPLSLLRDVIDAEEIRLDRWTVVFHPEDKQDEPKELSKQLPGSQSEDNSQILVMNNYFGIGIDADLCLDFHNAREENPNKFNSRLRNKGVYVKMGLRKMVGRKMCKDLHKAVRLEVDGKQVELPAVEGIIILNILSWGSGANPWGPEKDDQFSKPNHWDGMLEVVGVTGVVHLGQIQSGMRGAMRIAQGGHIKINLKSEIPVQVDGEPWVAAPSEVVVLKSALKATMLKKTKRGTGGAGAAAGP
- the LOC133515797 gene encoding diacylglycerol kinase theta isoform X1, producing the protein MAQAAPAPHRTHSFAKKTFHKPTYCHHCSDLLWGLIGQGYGCEVCNFIVHERCVGQVVTPCCGVAPSLIKNPVAHCWSEPAHHKRKFCTVCRKRLDELPALHCMICEYYVHGECVDFAAADCKENATYCAGSEPRPAHHWREGNLPANSKCTACRRACCSAECLTGYRCEWCGSTCHAGCRSLIPEECNFGMLQPIFLPPSAVSIPRTEVPMEAIIGVHVRPPPSQRDFGCPRDRGWRPARLVVLARRLLPAACSPHGGASPPYSRARSVSEEFSSGCEGRSGSGGGSTGAPADQDHRPDHKQHRDRTPDDRDEEVIKVYDGEAAWSRRLYRPVVVGRNWNERELVSAALRAFHVAREPEQFELTDALAGDEPPLKDPTPLARVTRLPNKRPALFLRFKEPETGGGEVRVYPGRIAGAGETYVTVPCRGEHTVADLMATALEHFGLDPAQATQDYRCSEILLDRGVSERVLEEEERPWRIVVRLARESVRRMELARFYLQPRRDPHGPTLALFVASLPPGLSERNYENILVEILGADNKFTSIGPIYYEYGSMVITYEDASKAVRALYALREAKYEDKHLLVMLLPSIEPAQVPAGVKPLLVFVNVKSGGCQGLELINSFRKLLNPYQVFDLENGGPLPGLYVFRHIPNYKILVCGGDGTIGWVLQCLDNVGQDSQCSNPPCAIVPLGTGNDLARVLRWGSGYTGCEDPLSLLRDVIDAEEIRLDRWTVVFHPEDKQDEPKELSKQLPGSQSEDNSQILVMNNYFGIGIDADLCLDFHNAREENPNKFNSRLRNKGVYVKMGLRKMVGRKMCKDLHKAVRLEVDGKQVELPAVEGIIILNILSWGSGANPWGPEKDDQFSKPNHWDGMLEVVGVTGVVHLGQIQSGMRGAMRIAQGGHIKINLKSEIPVQVDGEPWVAAPSEVVVLKSALKACMLKQRGKVRRRNTEPAMPPPPPAPPPPPPPPPPPDT
- the LOC133515797 gene encoding diacylglycerol kinase theta isoform X3, giving the protein MAQAAPAPHRTHSFAKKTFHKPTYCHHCSDLLWGLIGQGYGCEVCNFIVHERCVGQVVTPCCGVAPSLIKNPVAHCWSEPAHHKRKFCTVCRKRLDELPALHCMICEYYVHGECVDFAAADCKENATYCAGSEPRPAHHWREGNLPANSKCTACRRACCSAECLTGYRCEWCGSTCHAGCRSLIPEECNFGMLQPIFLPPSAVSIPRTEVPMEAIIGVHVRPPPSQRDFGCPRSVSEEFSSGCEGRSGSGGGSTGAPADQDHRPDHKQHRDRTPDDRDEEVIKVYDGEAAWSRRLYRPVVVGRNWNERELVSAALRAFHVAREPEQFELTDALAGDEPPLKDPTPLARVTRLPNKRPALFLRFKEPETGGGEVRVYPGRIAGAGETYVTVPCRGEHTVADLMATALEHFGLDPAQATQDYRCSEILLDRGVSERVLEEEERPWRIVVRLARESVRRMELARFYLQPRRDPHGPTLALFVASLPPGLSERNYENILVEILGADNKFTSIGPIYYEYGSMVITYEDASKAVRALYALREAKYEDKHLLVMLLPSIEPAQVPAGVKPLLVFVNVKSGGCQGLELINSFRKLLNPYQVFDLENGGPLPGLYVFRHIPNYKILVCGGDGTIGWVLQCLDNVGQDSQCSNPPCAIVPLGTGNDLARVLRWGSGYTGCEDPLSLLRDVIDAEEIRLDRWTVVFHPEDKQDEPKELSKQLPGSQSEDNSQILVMNNYFGIGIDADLCLDFHNAREENPNKFNSRLRNKGVYVKMGLRKMVGRKMCKDLHKAVRLEVDGKQVELPAVEGIIILNILSWGSGANPWGPEKDDQFSKPNHWDGMLEVVGVTGVVHLGQIQSGMRGAMRIAQGGHIKINLKSEIPVQVDGEPWVAAPSEVVVLKSALKACMLKQRGKVRRRNTEPAMPPPPPAPPPPPPPPPPPDT